A region from the Corylus avellana chromosome ca7, CavTom2PMs-1.0 genome encodes:
- the LOC132187539 gene encoding heat shock cognate 70 kDa protein-like, whose protein sequence is MSRMAGEGEWPAIGIDLGTTYSCVAVWQHDRVEIIVNDQGNRTTPSYVAFTDKERLVGDAAKNQVARNPTNSVFDAKRLIGRRFSDSVVQSDIYLWPFKVIEGPTDKPMIVVTYKGEEKHFAAEEISSMVLKKMREIAESYLGTIVKNAVITVPAYFNDSQRKATKDAGSIAGLNVMRIINEPMAAAIAYGLNKTDIGGRNVLIFDLGGGTTDISLLTIDGDTFEVKAVAGDTHLGGEDFDNIMVKHFVEIFKRHHKEDISGNARALRRLRTACERAKRILSSASETTIEVDSLYNGIDFSSSITRAKFAELNMDLFKKSIELVEKCLTDAKMDKRGVHDVVLTGGSSRIPKVQQLLQDLFDGKQLNKSINPDEAVAYGAAVQAANLAGRGNEKVQRIVLMNVTPLSLGFEYAEGEMAVVIPRNTSIPTKKQMDCTNKYDNQTSAWIPIYEGERARAVDNNWLGQFELSPIPAAPRSTAKIKVYFEIDANGILNVSAMEETTGVSYKITITNYKNSLSTEDIHRMVLDAKKYEVEDDKHRKKVRAKEALENYAYKMRSIVNDKEIGGKLDAAGKEKIEAAIKQVIHWLDGIQHAEENEFEDKLIGLELICNPIIAKISRQP, encoded by the exons ATGTCAAGAATGGCCGGCGAAGGAGAATGGCCAGCGATAGGGATTGATTTGGGGACGACGTACTCGTGCGTGGCAGTATGGCAGCATGATCGCGTAGAGATCATAGTCAACGATCAGGGCAACAGGACAACACCGTCTTATGTTGCCTTCACTGACAAAGAGCGTTTGGTCGGTGATGCAGCCAAGAACCAGGTCGCCAGGAATCCCACAAACtctgtttttg ATGCAAAGCGGTTAATTGGTAGGAGATTTAGTGATTCTGTAGTTCAGAGTGATATCTACCTTTGGCCATTCAAGGTTATTGAAGGTCCTACCGACAAACCTATGATCGTGGTCACTTATAAGGGGGAAGAGAAGCATTTTGCTGCAGAGGAAATCTCATCTATGGTCCTCAAAAAGATGCGTGAGATTGCCGAGTCCTACCTTGGCACAATTGTGAAGAATGCTGTAATTACTGTCCCAGCCTACTTCAATGATTCACAGCGTAAGGCTACAAAGGATGCTGGAAGCATTGCAGGACTAAATGTCATGCGGATAATCAATGAACCAATGGCCGCAGCCATTGCTTACGGTCTTAATAAGACTGACATTGGTGGGAGAAACGTGTTAATCTTTGATTTGGGTGGCGGTACTACAGATATCTCACTACTTACCATTGACGGTGACACTTTTGAAGTGAAGGCCGTTGCTGGAGACACTCACCTTGGAGGTGAGGACTTTGACAACATAATGGTAAAACACTTCGTTGAAATATTTAAGAGACATCACAAGGAGGACATTAGTGGAAATGCCAGAGCTCTAAGGAGATTGAGAACTGCTTGTGAGAGAGCAAAGAGGATTCTTTCTTCCGCAAGTGAGACTACCATTGAAGTTGATTCTTTATATAATGGTATTGATTTCTCCTCAAGTATTACCCGTGCTAAATTTGCGGAACTCAATATGGACTTGTTCAAGAAGTCTATTGAGCTTGTAGAGAAGTGTTTGACTGATGCTAAGATGGACAAGAGAGGAGTCCATGATGTTGTTCTTACTGGTGGTTCTTCAAGAATTCCTAAGGTGCAGCAGCTGTTGCAAGACTTGTTTGATGGAAAGCAGCTTAACAAGAGCATCAACCCAGATGAAGCTGTGGCTTATGGAGCCGCTGTTCAAGCTGCAAACTTGGCTGGTAGGGGTAATGAGAAAGTTCAACGCATAGTGCTCATGAATGTCACCCCTCTATCCCTAGGGTTTGAATATGCTGAAGGTGAGATGGCCGTTGTGATTCCGAGGAATACCTCCATTCCCACTAAGAAGCAAATGGACTGCACCAACAAGTATGACAACCAAACTTCTGCTTGGATTCCGATTTATGAGGGTGAGAGAGCAAGAGCTGTGGATAACAATTGGTTGGGACAATTTGAGCTTTCTCCAATTCCTGCAGCGCCCAGGAGTACCGCTAAAATAAAAGTATACTTTGAGATTGATGCCAATGGTATCTTGAACGTTTCTGCCATGGAGGAGACCACTGGCGTAAGTTACAAGATCACAATTACAAATTACAAGAATTCACTATCCACAGAAGATATTCATAGGATGGTTCTAGATGCAAAGAAATACGAAGTTGAAGATGATAAGCACAGGAAGAAGGTTAGGGCTAAGGAAGCTTTGGAGAACTATGCGTACAAAATGAGGAGTATTGTCAATGATAAGGAGATTGGTGGCAAGCTTGACGCTGCTGGCAAGGAGAAGATTGAAGCTGCTATTAAGCAAGTGATTCATTGGTTAGATGGTATCCAACATGCGGAGGAAAATGAGTTTGAGGACAAGCTGATTGGACTTGAGTTAATCTGTAATCCCATCATTGCAAAGATATCTAGACAACCATAA